Genomic window (Granulicella arctica):
ACGAGGAAATTGACTTCGGCGTAGCCGCACTTGACCGACACTTGGACCTTGCCGACGCACAAGTAGAAGTAGAAGTTTAACAGGACGCGCCTCTCAGAGCGCAAATTTGCGAAGCAGAGTCGGCCTGTGTGCCTTGGTGCACCAGACTGTTGTTCTCATTGAATGAACTTAAATTAAATGTTTACAAGTATTTACATCTAACATCAAGCTAAATTGTCGCCCTGCAATGTTTGGCATTGTAGCTCGAGTTCATCTGATACTGTTTGAGCATACTTGAGGAAGTGGTTTGCAGAGAGAAGAACCATAAATGCAAGCCACATCTTCGCTGGCTGGCGACTCCACTTACGAATTGCAAGAAGCAGGAACTTCCAATAGGCAAGCTTGTAGTTAGAGCGGACACCTTGCTGCCACATCGATGAAATGAAAACCCGGAGGTTGTAAAACATGGGAAGCTCTGGTGGCTGCTGCGTAGCTCTAGGCTGCCAAGATTCGATCGAGCGCAGCGCTCTGCCGAAGTAGCGATCCGGGGTGTAGAGACCTGATAGAAGGGTACTCAGGCCTCGAAGCAACACCTGGAGCGGCAACACTGTCCGAAAATTTGGCGGACTGAAATTTGTTGTTGCGTCGCTATCTTTAATCAGTCGACCCTCCAATTTCATTCGATCAAAAAGCGCAGTAGTAGGGGGAGCCTGCAAAACGCCGGCCATGGCCCAAGTTATTGCCGTCTTTTCGATAAACTGCAGTTGCCTTTCAAAGATTGTTTCATCGTCTGAATCAAAGCCAACGATAAAGCCCGCCAAAACCCATAGGCCACTCTCACGTATCTTATTGACTTGGCTTACCAGATCGCCGCGGAGGTTCTGAAACTTGGAAGAGCCCTTTAAGGCTTCTGCTGAAGGCGTCTCTATACCCAGAAAAACATACATAAAGTTCGCTTCTACCATTGAAGCAAGTAGCTCGGGACGATCTGCCAGATCAATTGATGCTTCTGTATAGAAGGAGATGACGCGTGCATTGCGAGCTTGCCAAGCCGTTAACTCTTTAGTTAACTGAAGCGCCAGTTTGTGGTTGCCGATAAAGTTATCGTCAACGATAAATACTTCGTTGCGCCATCCGAGGTCTCTCAAGGTATCAAGCTCAGCTATCAGCTTGGCTGGAGGTTTTGCTCGTGGGCGTCGCCCGTAGATGGTGATGATGTCACAGAATTCACACTGGAAGGGGCATCCTCTAGAGAACTGCACTGACATAGAAGTGTACTTCTCCAGATGAAGCAAATCGAATCTGGGCATTGGGCTTGTTGACATGTCAGGCTTGTCTAACACACGATAGAGCGATTTTGCTGTACCTAATTCAAGCGCGACAGCAATATCAGCGAAGACCTCCTCTGCTTCTCCTGCGAGAACGTGGTCGGCCTTCGTGACGAGGAAATCAGGTTCGCTACTCGCCCACGGTCCGCCGATAAAGGTTCTTCGGCCCAGTAAGCGCGCCTGAGCAAGCACTGCTAAGGTGTCTACACGCTGGGCCTGCATAGCACTTATCAGAACTAAGTCTGCCCAGAGCAGCTCGCTTTCGTTCACTCGCTCGAAGGAGAGATCCAAGAGCCTTAGCGTCCAGGATGACGGGCAAAGAGCAGCGA
Coding sequences:
- a CDS encoding B12-binding domain-containing radical SAM protein, with the protein product MFVSANEQLQLLSNPLIDVSGNSFPPLGNKLNVLMIWPRFPPSFWGFEGVLEMVPEKSVMPPLGLITVAALCPSSWTLRLLDLSFERVNESELLWADLVLISAMQAQRVDTLAVLAQARLLGRRTFIGGPWASSEPDFLVTKADHVLAGEAEEVFADIAVALELGTAKSLYRVLDKPDMSTSPMPRFDLLHLEKYTSMSVQFSRGCPFQCEFCDIITIYGRRPRAKPPAKLIAELDTLRDLGWRNEVFIVDDNFIGNHKLALQLTKELTAWQARNARVISFYTEASIDLADRPELLASMVEANFMYVFLGIETPSAEALKGSSKFQNLRGDLVSQVNKIRESGLWVLAGFIVGFDSDDETIFERQLQFIEKTAITWAMAGVLQAPPTTALFDRMKLEGRLIKDSDATTNFSPPNFRTVLPLQVLLRGLSTLLSGLYTPDRYFGRALRSIESWQPRATQQPPELPMFYNLRVFISSMWQQGVRSNYKLAYWKFLLLAIRKWSRQPAKMWLAFMVLLSANHFLKYAQTVSDELELQCQTLQGDNLA